From Argopecten irradians isolate NY chromosome 2, Ai_NY, whole genome shotgun sequence, the proteins below share one genomic window:
- the LOC138315392 gene encoding heat shock transcription factor, X-linked-like — MEENILDRLPMPHLSQIRFPLKLWKLLNNCESGAITWSIDGDSFIINRRIFQTEFLGRKSNTFKTQNINSLVRQLNLYGFQKVQRRPFAGISRKHWPDLLEYRHNNFRRGFPELVNLVRRRSKEEEEGHIASKKLAQYVTTGEASSVETKPLQNQSDTCTGTAVEEMGLCEVQNRSQPKKLPLQPLRKIRPVNNPQNISLHGQDGGIRVPIIISQNPLQTITLPVKIHASRENANAPLVCASTDNLLTTTINIPQIGGNEFVQENYLNTLAIPITVQVLKNGIQTVQADSLLEPGIHKFQGQTIQTVQMEYVHLPEQAAQTLQANDLEEASSPNTITCIQNRSNENVVLENEVQTHRPKEKDHSTSYNHTSPDFFAECTTSTTSVPHL; from the exons ATGGAGGAAAACATTCTGGATAGGCTGCCAATGCCGCATTTGTCACAAATACGCTTCCCGTTGAAACTCTGGAAACTTTTAAACAATTGTGAAAGTGGGGCGATTACGTGGAGTATCGACGGCGACTCATTTATTATAAACAGGAGAATATTTCAGACGGAGTTTTTAGGCCGAAAGTCTAATACATTTAAAACCCAAAACATAAATAGTCTTGTCCGCCAATTAAATTTGTACGGCTTTCAGAAAGTACAAAGACGACCGTTTGCAGGAATATCTAGGAAACACTGGCCGGACTTGCTGGAGTATCGTCATAACAACTTTCGAAGGGGTTTTCCGGAACTTGTTAATCTTGTCCGACGGCGATCCAAGGAAGAAGAAGAGGGTCACATTGCAAGCAAAAAACTCGCTCAGTATGTGACAACCGGAGAAGCTTCTAGC GTTGAGACAAAACCTTTGCAAAACCAGAGTGATACATGCACTGGTACAGCAGTCGAAGAGATGGGATTGTGTGAGGTCCAAAATCGTTCACAACCAAAGAAACTACCACTGCAGCCTCTACGCAAAATTCGTCCAGTGAACAACCCCCAGAATATTTCATTACATGGACAAGATGGCGGTATCCGTGTTCCAATAATCATATCCCAGAATCCTCTACAGACCATAACTTTGCCAGTCAAAATACATGCTTCAAGAGAGAATGCTAATGCTCCTTTGGTTTGCGCGAGTACGGATAACTTGCTTACAACCACTATCAACATACCTCAGATTGGTGGCAACGAGTTTGTACAAGAGAACTATCTGAACACTTTGGCAATTCCAATTACTGTGCAAGTGCTGAAGAACGGCATTCAGACAGTTCAGGCAGATTCTCTACTTGAACCCGGCATTCATAAATTTCAAGGACAGACAATTCAAACTGTCCAAATGGAATACGTCCATTTACCGGAACAAGCGGCCCAGACCCTTCAGGCAAATGATTTAGAGGAAGCTAGTAGTCCgaatacaattacatgtatacaaaaccGTTCGAATGAGAACGTGGTATTGGAGAATGAAGTCCAAACCCACCGACCTAAGGAGAAAGACCACAGCACATCTTATAATCACACTTCGCCTGATTTCTTTGCAGAATGTACAACAAGTACAACAAGCGTTCCACATTTATAA
- the LOC138315395 gene encoding D-aspartate oxidase-like, translating into MSRVCVIGAGVVGLSTAINIQKLLPGVSVQIVADRFEEETTSIGAGGLFRPNTGHTRATPEHVARRWAIETWKFYSAMATSDMACETGHSVSSGYIFSREPIVNPIYESIVFSCKQMSPSELTSLGITQYPYGYQVTTVLTEMRKYMPWLMDKFKENGGKVEKRKIKDLSELFGQFDVVVNCTGLGSRELLGDMEMHPVRGHLIRVKAPWIKQWVYTDDDTYFITSGEYLVLGGMKQVNNFSLQFDQKDRAGILDRCYKLWPSIQGAKIVDEWVGLRPTRYPLRLEQETLSLPQGEMKIVHNYGHGASGVTLSWGTAVEAAQLVKDSLVGLLNAKM; encoded by the exons ATGTCACGCGTGTGTGTGATAGGGGCTGGCGTGGTGGGTCTCTCAACTGCCATCAACATACAGAAACTGCTCCCTGGTGTCAGTGTACAGATCGTAGCCGACAGGTTCGAGGAGGAGACCACCAGTATAGGGGCGGGTGGGCTGTTCCGTCCTAACACCGGACACACCAGGGCAACTCCAGAACATGTGGCAAG GAGATGGGCGATCGAAACCTGGAAGTTTTACTCGGCTATGGCTACCTCTGACATGGCTTGCGAGACCGGACACAGTGTTTCGTCCGGGTACATCTTCAGTCGGGAACCAATAGTG AACCCGATATACGAGAGCATTGTATTCAGCTGTAAGCAGATGTCCCCCTCTGAACTGACAAGTCTTGGTATTACACAGTATCC GTATGGATATCAAGTCACAACTGTCCTTACAGAGATGAGGAAGTACATGCCATGGCTGATGGATAA ATTCAAGGAAAATGGCGGAAAAGTCGAAAAAAGGAAAATCAAAGATCTCTCCGAG TTATTTGGTCAGTTTGATGTAGTGGTCAACTGTACCGGACTTGGAAGCCGGGAACTACTTGGTGATATGGAAATGCATCCCGTCCGTGGACATCTTATCCGG GTAAAAGCACCGTGGATAAAACAATGGGTTTACACAGACGACGATACCTACTTTATCACCAG cGGCGAATATTTGGTACTTGGCGGTATGAAACAGGTAAATAATTTCAGTCTTCAGTTCGACCAGAAAGACCGAGCAGGAATTCTCGACAGGTGTTACAAACTTTGGCCCTCCATACAG GGTGCCAAGATCGTGGATGAATGGGTAGGTCTGAGACCGACTCGGTACCCTCTAAGACTAGAGCAAGAAACATTAAGTCTACCACAGGGTGAAATGAAG ATTGTGCATAACTATGGACATGGTGCCAGTGGTGTGACGTTGAGTTGGGGCACGGCTGTGGAAGCGGCACAACTCGTCAAGGATTCGCTCGTGGGGCTTTTAAATGCGAAGATGTAG
- the LOC138315393 gene encoding D-aspartate oxidase-like: protein MVNIIVIGAGVVGLSSAVSIQREFPGLKVKVMADKFYEETTSIGAAGVFLPMSTNTPGVPIDVLTRWCETSWNAFSKMATSDQASTTGQTLSHGFVLNRTRMTEIPLYAKFVYGFRKMTSEELIRLGVYDNFRFGYEVTTIITNMRKYLTWLMNQFTSNGGEIEKRKLGSLSELCAQCDVVVNCSGLGGRQLCEDKLIYPIRGHLIKVDAPSVKDWIYTDAMAQIFPSDDFTVIGEVRGKEHDYSKTLDPSDSQGIMKRCLRAWPALTGAKILGDWVGLRPMREPVRLETEVMRLPQGTLNVVHNYGHGFNGVALSWGTAVETTEKVKEILSKQPLSKL from the exons ATGGTGAACATCATCGTGATCGGTGCCGGGGTGGTGGGTCTATCCTCAGCTGTCTCCATCCAGAGGGAATTTCCGGgattaaaggtcaaggtcatggcGGACAAATTCTATGAGGAAACAACAAGCATCGGAGCTGCTGGAGTCTTTCTTCCTATGTCCACAAACACCCCTGGAGTACCAATTGATGTCCTTAC GCGATGGTGTGAGACGTCGTGGAATGCTTtctccaagatggccacctcgGACCAAGCCAGCACAACTGGCCAAACATTGTCTCATGGCTTCGTACTTAATAGAACTAGGATGACAGAA atACCGCTGTATGCTAAATTTGTCTATGGCTTCCGGAAAATGACGTCAGAAGAACTAATCCGATTAGGAGTATACGACAATTTTAG ATTTGGATATGAAGTTACAACCATCATTACTAACATGAGGAAGTATCTGACCTGGTTAATGAATCA ATTCACAAGTAATGGTGGCGAGATAGAGAAAAGAAAGTTAGGAAGCTTAAGTGAG CTGTGTGCTCAGTGTGATGTAGTGGTCAATTGTTCCGGACTGGGAGGTCGACAGCTGTGCGAAGACAAATTAATATACCCTATCCGCGGACATCTTATTAAG GTAGATGCACCATCGGTTAAAGATTGGATCTACACCGACGCAATGGCGCAGATATTCCCAAG CGATGATTTCACGGTGATTGGTGAAGTAAGGGGAAAAGAGCATGATTATTCCAAGACTCTGGATCCGTCCGACAGTCAGGGAATTATGAAAAGATGTCTCCGTGCATGGCCTGCTTTAACG gGTGCTAAGATCTTAGGAGACTGGGTAGGTCTTAGACCCATGAGGGAGCCAGTCAGACTAGAAACGGAGGTCATGCGGTTACCGCAAGGAACGctaaat GTTGTCCATAACTATGGTCATGGCTTTAATGGAGTGGCATTAAGCTGGGGAACCGCTGTCGAAACGACAGAAAAAGTCAAGGAAATTCTATCAAAGCAACCGTTATCGAAACTCTGA